The stretch of DNA TCCACCAAGCACCTGCGCAACTGGACCGTACGGGAAGCCGGATGGCGCCATGAAAGGTATCGAGATAACGATTGCCGCACAATATGCAATAATGCCAGAAAAGTTGTACCTCAAATTCTTAGCTTGGCCATATCTTCGGCCGCGATTGACTATGAAGAAGTCTGCCAGGATAATTCCAATCCATGGCGTGATCCAGTAATCGAGAAGATAGAGGAATGTTTCATAGGAATAATTGAATCCATTTATCACGGAAAGGATTGAGAATACAACTGCCACGGCAGACATTAAGATTACTACTGTTATTCGCCTGAGGTTAAGCCCGGCAGCTTTTATCGAAAGGGAATTTGAGTAAAGGTTTATGGAGTTTGCGGCAATCCCTCCCAGAACAATTCCAACAAGGCCAACGTCAAAGAACCTTCCCATAATCGGTGCAAGCGCGCTAGCAGGATTCGCGGTAGAGGCCTTTCCCGACGCAATCGCGACGAGCATGCCTGTGATTTCAAGCCACAGCGATGCAGCAAATCCTCCTGCAAATGAATAGGTGAACACTTTTCCGAGGCTTGTTCGAGGAGAGATATATCTTGAATAGTCCGAAGCATACGGCCCCCAGCTCATTATGTACGAGAAGGAGAGCGCGAGTACGATTCCGAACTGAGTAAACAGAGTCAGCGATGTGTTTGCAGAGTATGTGACTGACCAGTGCAAATGGTCAAAAGCAAAATATGTAACCACAACAAAAATCACTCCCAGAACGTATGACATTAATCTTTCAAATTTATGTATGAATTTGTGGCCGAAATATGCTGATATGCCAACGATAACTGCAACTAAAATTATGGAATATATGAGGAATATCCCGCTTATCAGCAGACTTATTGCAAATGCAGCAAGCACTGTATTTATGGTCAGCCATCCTGTTGTGTTCAGCCATTGCAGGACAGACATAATTGCCCCGCCGCTATCGCCGAACGATCTCCTCCCCATTACCATCTGTGGCACCCTCGACTTGGGTCCAACCGCGCTCATAAGTCCCAACAGTGAAGCACCAAGGACATTGCCAAGGACAAGTGCGATAAGGGTTGTGTCCAGGTCAAATCCGAAATATATGGGAAGAAATCCAAGGGCAAAATCGCCA from Candidatus Sysuiplasma jiujiangense encodes:
- a CDS encoding cytosine permease: MTEQVLGADSVFTPERLDVQAVPDNASGPKASSLFYIWFASNLTIGDFALGFLPIYFGFDLDTTLIALVLGNVLGASLLGLMSAVGPKSRVPQMVMGRRSFGDSGGAIMSVLQWLNTTGWLTINTVLAAFAISLLISGIFLIYSIILVAVIVGISAYFGHKFIHKFERLMSYVLGVIFVVVTYFAFDHLHWSVTYSANTSLTLFTQFGIVLALSFSYIMSWGPYASDYSRYISPRTSLGKVFTYSFAGGFAASLWLEITGMLVAIASGKASTANPASALAPIMGRFFDVGLVGIVLGGIAANSINLYSNSLSIKAAGLNLRRITVVILMSAVAVVFSILSVINGFNYSYETFLYLLDYWITPWIGIILADFFIVNRGRRYGQAKNLRYNFSGIIAYCAAIVISIPFMAPSGFPYGPVAQVLGGVDLSYYVSFVLAMVFYVLLNRFLPGIRAGNGPSGISR